GCGCTTTGGCCGGCGCTTCAAGATCACGCAGGTGTGGGATCTGGAGTCGGCGCGCTGCCGGTTCGGCAAGTACCTGCGCGTGGCCGTCAACGGAACGGCGCCAGATATTTCAAAGCTGGTCAGGGACTTTCCGCCGCGTTCAAGCGAGGCGGCGGACCCGTCGGAGCCCGTGCGTGGCTTGCCCGTGCGCCTGAGTTTGCGCCGCGCAACCGCAACGGCTGAGCTGCATCTGGGCGACGCTGCCCGGTTTTTCCCGACCGATGCGGCGCTGGCCAGCTGGATGGCGCAGGCCGACAGGGGGCTGGCGCGCATCATTTATGAATGAAATAGTCTTTTTGCGCAATACGGGTGGGCGCAAGCAGCTATCTATTTGATAGTAAAGCCGTTCTGGCTTTAATTCGGCCGGAATTCGATGATCATCGGCGTCGGCACCCGGCCATCGACATCGCGCGGCAGCGAGCCGGTGCGCACGATGGCCTTGATGACCGCATCGTCCCAGGCCTTGTTGCCGCTGGACTTGATCAGGCGCTGGCTCATGATGGTGCCGTCGGCGGTGGTTCTGACTTCAACTTCGGCCTTGGGGTTACCTTCTACATCGTCGTTGAAGACCACATTGGGCAGAACCTTGGCCTTGACCTTGCCAGCGTAACCGGCAGAAGGGCCGCTGGATTTCGCAGCGCCTGAGCCTGCCGCGCCTTCGGAACCTCCCGCGCCGGCCATTGCCATGATGCGCTGCTGGATGGCCGCCTGGCGCTGCTTTTCGGAAGCTGCTGCGGCTGCCGCCTTTTGTTTTGCGGCCGCTGCGGCTGCGGCAGCCTCTTTCTGATTTTCAGCATTCGCTGCAGCTGTCGCGGCAGCCGCCGCTTTTTGCTTCTCGGCAGCGGCCTGTTTCTGCTTTTCAGCGGCGGCGGATGCAGCGGCGGCCTGCTTTTGCTTCTCGGCTGCAGCGGCGGCATTGGCTGCGGCGGTGCGTTTTTCCTTTTCCTTTTCTCTTTCCTTCTCGTTCGCCAGCTGCCG
This DNA window, taken from Polaromonas hydrogenivorans, encodes the following:
- the tolA gene encoding cell envelope integrity protein TolA, which encodes MDSPADRLEFAPPRDKGSPRAFGLALLVHVLLIAALTWGVHWKRTDEAASFEAELWSGVPQPAAPQRVETPPPAPAPEPAPVPEPTPPEPVAPPIPAPQPRPVPAPLPVAKAPVIKETPPLPDVDIALEKEKKRKLLQQQKQAEVLKAEKLQEKREAELQARQAKEQERKKEKEQQARQELAERKAEEQARKTEAKKQEARQLANEKEREKEKEKRTAAANAAAAAEKQKQAAAASAAAEKQKQAAAEKQKAAAAATAAANAENQKEAAAAAAAAKQKAAAAAASEKQRQAAIQQRIMAMAGAGGSEGAAGSGAAKSSGPSAGYAGKVKAKVLPNVVFNDDVEGNPKAEVEVRTTADGTIMSQRLIKSSGNKAWDDAVIKAIVRTGSLPRDVDGRVPTPMIIEFRPN